The following proteins are encoded in a genomic region of Sulfurovum indicum:
- a CDS encoding rhodanese-like domain-containing protein, with product MNFKIFSTLAAASCLLYANSVEIVKGVPYIEVESNGKTYRIEREQKPDSYLTNTFALTSRPSPPFFIEPFQAAPEVETYGELELLDFIKHKKGLFIDARLPNWYKKSAIPTAQNIPFKIFLSDTPERESILKSLGVAYDKNGNLDFSHAKTLLFYCNGAWCGQSPTAIHALMEIGYPQEKMKYYRGGMQAWQLLGLTTIVPEEDK from the coding sequence ATGAACTTTAAAATATTCAGTACCCTGGCTGCTGCAAGCTGTTTACTTTATGCGAACAGTGTTGAAATAGTCAAAGGAGTACCCTACATCGAGGTAGAGTCCAACGGGAAAACCTACAGAATAGAACGCGAACAAAAACCTGATAGTTATCTTACCAATACCTTTGCACTTACGTCACGTCCTTCACCTCCGTTTTTCATCGAACCGTTCCAGGCTGCACCTGAAGTAGAGACTTACGGAGAGCTTGAGCTGCTCGACTTTATCAAACATAAAAAAGGGCTCTTCATTGATGCACGGCTGCCAAACTGGTATAAAAAATCAGCGATCCCTACAGCACAGAATATTCCCTTCAAAATCTTTTTAAGTGATACCCCCGAACGTGAAAGTATTTTAAAATCTTTGGGTGTTGCATATGACAAAAACGGCAATCTTGATTTCAGCCATGCAAAAACACTACTTTTTTACTGTAACGGTGCCTGGTGCGGGCAGTCTCCAACAGCGATCCATGCCTTGATGGAGATAGGATACCCGCAGGAAAAGATGAAATACTACAGAGGCGGAATGCAGGCATGGCAACTCCTCGGATTAACGACGATCGTACCTGAGGAGGATAAATAA
- a CDS encoding rhodanese-like domain-containing protein, producing the protein MKLLLMLTAGAIVLCAGKYDKVKITPEIAYIYVYHKGKAVKIHRIQDTKNKLTGEYAKTYRPGQDIQPIKMQKDIQTIGEVELLHFLKEKVNRKKGLLVDLRTKKYYQKESIPGAVNIPFATKNNHEKMEKILKVLGAKRLADGTLDTTNARTVAFYCHGLWCAKSSKFIKEFLKLGYPAEKILYYRGGFQMWKILGFTTVSN; encoded by the coding sequence ATGAAACTTTTACTAATGTTAACGGCAGGGGCTATAGTACTCTGTGCAGGAAAATATGACAAAGTAAAGATCACACCTGAAATCGCATATATCTATGTCTACCACAAAGGGAAAGCAGTAAAAATCCATCGTATTCAGGATACAAAGAACAAACTGACAGGAGAATATGCCAAAACCTATCGTCCCGGACAGGATATCCAGCCGATCAAAATGCAGAAGGATATCCAAACCATTGGTGAAGTGGAACTGTTGCATTTTCTCAAAGAGAAGGTCAATAGAAAAAAGGGACTTCTAGTTGACCTTCGCACAAAAAAGTACTATCAAAAAGAATCTATCCCCGGAGCTGTCAATATTCCGTTTGCTACAAAAAACAACCATGAAAAAATGGAAAAGATACTAAAAGTATTGGGAGCAAAGCGTTTGGCAGACGGCACACTTGACACAACCAATGCAAGAACGGTTGCATTTTACTGTCATGGTCTTTGGTGCGCCAAATCTTCAAAGTTCATTAAGGAGTTTCTCAAACTTGGGTATCCTGCAGAGAAAATCCTATATTACCGAGGAGGTTTCCAGATGTGGAAGATCCTTGGATTTACAACAGTATCAAATTAA
- the murI gene encoding glutamate racemase → MRVGVFDSGLGGLTVVKSILNLLKGTELFYIADTKHAPYGEKTTEEILQYSLDITDYFIENHQIDALVIACNTATSAAITVLRETYPSLIIVGTEPGIKPAIKQTRTGNVGVLATPATLKSEKYQQLVNRHAKKKDVTLFEQACPGLVEQIEKGKSDHHETEKMLENWLHPMRDTDVDTIVLGCTHYPLVSNLIEKIMERRLTLIHTGDAIAKRLLSLGLQNGYSNNGHLILKLYTTGDIDMKSVQYLLGYTFPIENITL, encoded by the coding sequence ATGAGAGTCGGCGTTTTCGACTCCGGTCTTGGCGGGCTTACAGTTGTCAAGTCTATTCTCAATCTTCTCAAAGGTACCGAACTTTTCTACATTGCTGATACCAAACACGCACCTTACGGAGAGAAAACTACAGAAGAGATCCTTCAATACTCTCTTGACATTACAGACTACTTTATTGAAAACCATCAGATCGATGCACTGGTGATTGCCTGTAATACTGCAACATCCGCCGCAATAACTGTCCTTAGAGAGACTTATCCTAGTCTGATCATCGTAGGAACAGAGCCGGGGATCAAACCGGCAATCAAACAGACACGAACGGGAAATGTTGGAGTTTTGGCAACACCTGCTACACTTAAAAGTGAAAAGTACCAGCAGCTTGTCAACAGACATGCCAAAAAGAAGGATGTCACACTCTTTGAACAGGCATGTCCCGGCTTGGTAGAGCAGATCGAAAAAGGAAAGAGCGATCATCATGAGACCGAGAAGATGTTGGAAAACTGGCTTCACCCTATGCGTGATACAGATGTCGATACAATTGTACTTGGCTGTACGCACTATCCGCTTGTCAGTAATCTCATAGAGAAGATCATGGAGCGCAGACTGACACTTATCCATACTGGAGATGCCATTGCAAAACGTCTTCTCTCCCTTGGACTGCAAAACGGTTATAGCAATAATGGACATCTTATCCTCAAGCTTTATACCACAGGAGATATTGACATGAAGTCTGTTCAATATCTTCTTGGATATACCTTTCCTATTGAAAATATTACACTTTAA
- the gdhA gene encoding NADP-specific glutamate dehydrogenase: MSVEAHIKKVLHTIESQSPGQKEFYQAAHEVLYSLMPLLKEDERYDYFNILERITVPERTIIFKVNWVDDHGRIKTNFGYRVQFNSAIGPYKGGLRFHPTVNLGIVKFLGFEQVFKNALTGLQIGGAKGGSNFDPKGKSDNEIMRFCQAFMTELYPYIGETQDIPAGDIGVGPREIGYLFGQYKKITRQFEGVLTGKDIKWGGSNARKEATGYGSVYFAENILNKYGESLEGKRCCVSGSGNVAIYTIEKLYEMGATPVSCSDSKGTIYHENGIDLNSLKAIKEINYQSLEVYAQVHPDAVYTPVSHYPDGRHMVWDIPCDIAFPSATQNELNLEDAKKLVDHGCMLVNEGANMPTTPKAMEYLKEKGVWFGPGKAANAGGVTTSQLEMSQNASMAKWSFEEVDIKLRQIMRNIFDTAYETSVEFDCEGDLVSGANISGFRKVADSMIDQGSV; encoded by the coding sequence ATGTCTGTTGAAGCCCACATTAAAAAAGTCCTCCATACTATAGAGAGTCAAAGTCCAGGTCAGAAAGAGTTCTACCAGGCAGCTCATGAAGTCCTTTACTCTCTGATGCCACTGCTGAAAGAAGATGAACGTTATGACTATTTCAATATTCTTGAGCGTATCACGGTACCTGAACGGACAATTATTTTCAAGGTAAACTGGGTAGACGATCATGGACGTATCAAGACCAACTTCGGCTACAGAGTACAGTTTAATTCGGCTATAGGCCCCTATAAGGGGGGATTGCGGTTTCACCCTACCGTCAACCTGGGGATCGTTAAATTTCTTGGTTTTGAGCAGGTCTTTAAAAATGCACTGACCGGCCTGCAGATAGGGGGTGCCAAAGGAGGAAGCAACTTTGACCCCAAAGGTAAAAGCGACAATGAGATTATGCGTTTCTGTCAGGCTTTTATGACAGAGCTCTATCCGTATATCGGTGAAACACAAGATATTCCCGCAGGAGATATCGGTGTAGGTCCACGAGAGATCGGTTATCTCTTTGGTCAATACAAAAAGATCACCCGGCAGTTTGAAGGTGTTCTGACCGGAAAGGATATTAAGTGGGGTGGTTCCAATGCAAGGAAAGAAGCGACAGGTTACGGTTCGGTCTATTTTGCAGAAAACATACTTAATAAATATGGCGAATCCCTTGAGGGTAAGCGTTGTTGTGTGTCGGGTTCAGGAAATGTGGCTATTTATACTATAGAGAAACTGTATGAAATGGGAGCGACTCCGGTATCATGCAGTGACAGTAAAGGAACGATCTACCATGAGAACGGAATTGATCTTAATTCACTCAAAGCGATCAAAGAGATCAATTATCAGTCACTTGAAGTTTATGCACAAGTACATCCAGATGCTGTCTATACCCCTGTAAGTCACTATCCTGACGGAAGGCACATGGTCTGGGACATACCATGCGATATCGCCTTTCCAAGTGCTACACAAAACGAACTTAATCTTGAAGATGCCAAAAAACTGGTAGATCACGGCTGTATGCTTGTCAATGAGGGTGCCAATATGCCAACCACTCCCAAAGCAATGGAATACCTGAAGGAGAAAGGCGTATGGTTCGGACCAGGTAAAGCTGCCAATGCCGGGGGTGTTACCACGAGCCAACTTGAAATGAGTCAGAATGCCAGTATGGCTAAATGGTCTTTTGAGGAAGTTGACATCAAGTTACGTCAGATTATGCGTAACATCTTTGATACTGCCTATGAAACTTCTGTAGAGTTTGACTGTGAAGGAGATCTGGTTTCAGGTGCAAATATCTCTGGTTTTAGAAAAGTGGCAGATTCAATGATCGACCAGGGGTCGGTATAA
- the der gene encoding ribosome biogenesis GTPase Der, with the protein MQEQNLKKVAILGRPNVGKSSLFNRLARQRDAITSDVSGTTRDIKKRIVTISGNRDFEVIDTGGIDYSSELFSKVAEFSMKAAKMADVIIYMVDGKSIPDEEDRELFYQLQQLNKPLALVVNKIDNDKEEERYWEFLEFGADITFPMSVSHNRYFNDFYKWLESYIPEREEKPELALEAAEEDDPFGEFVTDINSTVEEDDKEISIAIIGRVNTGKSSLLNALLGEERSVVSDVAGTTIDPIDESIEYNDYKVTFVDTAGIRRRGKIVGIEKYALGRTEAMLEKADIALLMIDATVGVTELDERIAGLIEKFRLGALIVINKWDIRGEKTYEEAVDDIRDELKFLHYAPLITISAKTGMRVHKILDQIVAIYERYKQRIPTSKLNDILREAMTRHHVPSHNGAVVKIKFATQYETKPPKIALITNRPDGLHFSYKRYLANYIRSKFDFEGVPLDIVARKRGERFEEE; encoded by the coding sequence ATGCAAGAACAAAACCTAAAAAAAGTAGCTATTCTGGGACGTCCCAATGTTGGGAAAAGTTCACTTTTCAACAGATTGGCAAGACAAAGAGATGCCATTACTTCCGATGTGTCCGGTACTACCAGAGATATCAAAAAGCGTATTGTGACTATTTCAGGCAATCGTGATTTCGAAGTGATTGATACAGGGGGTATAGACTACTCCTCGGAACTCTTTTCCAAAGTAGCTGAGTTTTCTATGAAAGCGGCTAAAATGGCAGATGTGATCATCTATATGGTAGATGGAAAAAGTATTCCTGATGAAGAGGACAGAGAACTCTTTTATCAGCTTCAACAGTTGAATAAACCTCTGGCACTGGTTGTCAACAAGATTGACAATGACAAAGAAGAAGAACGCTACTGGGAGTTTCTGGAGTTTGGTGCCGATATTACCTTCCCGATGTCTGTCAGCCACAACCGGTACTTCAATGACTTTTACAAGTGGCTGGAAAGCTATATCCCTGAAAGAGAAGAGAAACCGGAGTTGGCACTTGAAGCAGCTGAAGAGGATGATCCGTTCGGTGAGTTTGTTACCGATATTAACAGTACGGTAGAGGAAGATGACAAAGAGATCAGTATTGCCATCATCGGACGGGTAAATACAGGAAAGAGTTCTCTTCTCAATGCACTGCTTGGAGAGGAGCGTTCAGTTGTTTCTGATGTTGCGGGAACCACCATCGACCCTATTGATGAGAGCATTGAATACAACGACTACAAGGTAACATTTGTTGACACTGCCGGTATTCGAAGACGTGGAAAGATCGTAGGGATAGAGAAGTATGCACTGGGACGTACCGAAGCAATGCTTGAAAAAGCTGATATCGCTCTGCTGATGATCGACGCTACTGTCGGTGTGACTGAACTGGATGAGCGTATTGCCGGACTCATCGAGAAATTCAGACTTGGTGCGCTCATTGTCATAAATAAATGGGATATCCGCGGAGAGAAGACATATGAGGAGGCGGTTGATGATATCCGTGACGAGCTTAAGTTCCTGCATTACGCACCGCTGATCACAATCTCCGCAAAAACCGGAATGCGTGTCCATAAAATACTTGACCAGATCGTAGCGATCTATGAGCGTTATAAACAGCGTATTCCGACCTCAAAACTCAATGATATTCTCAGAGAAGCAATGACCCGTCACCATGTCCCGTCACATAACGGTGCGGTGGTCAAGATAAAGTTCGCTACCCAGTATGAGACCAAACCGCCGAAGATAGCCCTCATTACAAACCGTCCGGATGGCTTGCACTTCTCCTACAAACGTTATCTTGCCAATTATATCCGAAGCAAATTTGATTTTGAAGGTGTACCACTGGATATTGTAGCCCGTAAACGCGGAGAACGGTTTGAGGAGGAGTAG
- a CDS encoding heavy metal translocating P-type ATPase, protein MPQVPCTHCHLEFDESVMITEEQGGQPLYFCCKGCQGVYHLLESEGLDTFYEKLGDTKLQPAVQKSDDLEKFDLEGFKNKYIKEHEDGLYEINLIIEGIHCAACVWLNEKVLHKTDGIIEATINYSTNKAKVVWDPEEIRLSKIIETIRSIGYNAYPYDPKLQEERAVRVRKEYYSRILVAVFGSMNIMWIAIAHYAGYFSGIEQRFKDILNVAEFILATPVLFYSGWVFFRGAYYGYRNKIVNMDTLVASGALSAYIYSIYAMVAQRGEVYFDSVAMIITFVLVGKYLEVLSKKHAVDTLDSIMGSTPTEVTVIQNSEKALISVENISLGDIIELKPGEKVVIDGMVTYGEGSFDESSLTGESEPLFKQKGDTILSGSVCLDSVVRYKATKDASSSLLHSIVSLLEESITKKPHIEQLADLVSGYFSAVILAVALFTFAGWWYFTGAFEQALIIAISVIVIACPCALGLATPMATLVGISIAAKRNILFKEAGFLETMAKSDLLALDKTGTITEGKPSVIHAEAYLEYDASLLYALVSTSNHPVSNGIRNYLEKEDVTLTPLQLESIKTIQAKGVEASYKGEKLIGGNASFMKDFGIACNEKAEHTLFYFAVDGKLVAKFELNDAVRDGAKEAVANIKALGIRVIMLTGDHEESAKKVASAVGIDEVYAKLLPQEKAEKIDEFRKEGHVIVMAGDGINDTIALARSDIAIAMGNGADIAISVSDVVLMDEKPQSIYEAYRLSKRTYRAVKENLGFSLLYNMVAVPLAMAGFVNPLIAALSMSLSSLVVVGNSMRIKFLKFK, encoded by the coding sequence TTGCCACAGGTCCCCTGTACCCATTGCCATCTTGAGTTTGACGAATCAGTAATGATTACTGAAGAGCAAGGGGGACAACCTCTTTACTTCTGCTGTAAAGGGTGTCAGGGAGTTTATCATTTACTTGAGAGTGAGGGGCTGGATACCTTCTATGAAAAACTGGGCGATACCAAACTTCAACCGGCAGTACAAAAAAGTGATGATCTTGAAAAGTTCGATCTCGAAGGATTTAAGAACAAATATATTAAAGAGCATGAAGATGGGCTTTACGAGATCAATCTTATTATCGAGGGCATTCACTGTGCTGCCTGTGTCTGGCTCAATGAAAAGGTACTGCACAAAACTGACGGAATTATTGAAGCAACGATCAACTACAGTACGAACAAAGCTAAAGTGGTGTGGGATCCAGAGGAGATCAGGCTTTCCAAAATTATTGAAACCATCCGGTCGATCGGTTACAATGCCTATCCCTACGATCCGAAACTTCAGGAAGAACGGGCTGTCAGGGTCAGAAAAGAGTACTATTCACGTATTTTGGTAGCTGTTTTCGGTTCGATGAATATCATGTGGATAGCAATTGCCCATTATGCCGGATACTTCAGCGGCATAGAGCAGCGTTTTAAAGATATTCTCAATGTGGCAGAGTTTATTTTGGCAACCCCTGTACTTTTTTACAGCGGCTGGGTCTTTTTCAGGGGCGCCTACTATGGTTACAGGAACAAGATTGTCAATATGGATACGCTGGTTGCTTCCGGTGCACTCTCTGCTTATATCTACTCTATTTATGCCATGGTAGCACAGCGTGGAGAAGTCTACTTTGATTCGGTAGCGATGATCATAACCTTTGTACTGGTAGGGAAATATCTTGAGGTGCTAAGCAAAAAACATGCAGTCGATACGCTTGACTCCATTATGGGAAGTACTCCTACCGAAGTGACTGTTATACAAAACAGTGAAAAAGCACTGATCAGTGTTGAAAATATCTCTTTGGGTGATATCATTGAGCTTAAACCTGGTGAAAAGGTGGTGATAGACGGTATGGTCACTTATGGAGAAGGATCTTTTGATGAAAGTTCGCTGACAGGAGAGAGCGAACCGCTTTTTAAACAAAAAGGTGACACTATTTTAAGCGGATCGGTCTGTCTGGATTCTGTTGTGCGTTACAAAGCAACAAAAGATGCATCTTCATCACTGTTGCACTCCATTGTATCACTTTTGGAGGAGTCCATTACCAAAAAACCGCATATTGAGCAGCTTGCCGATCTGGTATCAGGATATTTTTCTGCTGTTATCCTCGCTGTTGCACTCTTTACATTTGCCGGATGGTGGTACTTCACAGGAGCATTTGAACAGGCACTTATTATCGCTATTTCGGTTATTGTCATTGCCTGCCCGTGTGCTTTGGGCCTGGCTACGCCTATGGCGACACTGGTAGGTATCAGTATAGCAGCCAAACGCAATATTCTTTTCAAAGAGGCAGGCTTTCTTGAAACTATGGCCAAAAGTGATCTGCTCGCGCTGGATAAAACAGGAACGATCACCGAGGGTAAACCTTCAGTTATCCATGCAGAAGCTTATCTGGAGTATGATGCAAGTCTGCTTTATGCGCTTGTCTCCACCTCCAACCACCCTGTCTCCAACGGGATCAGAAACTATCTGGAAAAAGAGGATGTAACATTGACTCCGCTTCAACTTGAAAGTATAAAAACGATCCAGGCAAAAGGGGTTGAAGCCAGCTATAAAGGAGAGAAACTTATAGGTGGAAATGCCTCTTTTATGAAGGATTTTGGTATAGCATGTAATGAGAAAGCGGAGCATACACTCTTTTACTTTGCGGTTGATGGCAAACTTGTTGCAAAATTTGAATTGAATGATGCTGTCAGAGACGGTGCAAAAGAGGCGGTCGCAAATATCAAAGCACTTGGTATCAGGGTGATCATGCTTACCGGTGATCATGAAGAGAGTGCCAAAAAAGTGGCAAGTGCAGTAGGAATAGATGAAGTGTATGCGAAGTTACTGCCTCAGGAGAAAGCCGAAAAGATAGATGAATTCCGAAAAGAGGGACATGTTATTGTCATGGCAGGAGACGGTATCAATGACACGATCGCCCTTGCCAGATCAGATATTGCCATCGCCATGGGAAACGGTGCTGATATCGCTATTTCTGTCAGTGATGTCGTATTAATGGATGAGAAACCGCAAAGTATCTATGAAGCCTACAGGCTCTCCAAACGTACGTATCGTGCAGTCAAGGAGAACCTTGGTTTTTCACTGCTCTACAATATGGTTGCCGTACCGCTTGCCATGGCGGGGTTTGTCAACCCGTTAATTGCAGCACTCTCTATGAGCCTCAGCTCACTGGTGGTTGTAGGTAATTCGATGCGAATAAAGTTTTTGAAGTTTAAATAG
- the rho gene encoding transcription termination factor Rho, translated as MSDSKKSNGHASKKNRTHVPVQGYKIEDLQQKPLDELVTIAKDVGVENPNEFQRKDLIFEILKSQVSQGGFILYTGILEIMNDGYGFLRSIDGNFANSSNDTYVSGTQVKRFALRNGDIVTGQVRPPKDQEKYYALLKIEAINYLPPEKSKQRPLFDNLTPLYASEQLRMEYHPMKMTGRVLDLFTPIGKGQRALIVAPPRTGKTELLKELAHGVTHNNPDASLMVLLVDERPEEVTDMQRSVKGEVYASTFDLPAQNHVRTAEMVIEKAKRRVEMGKDVIILLDSITRLARAYNTVTPSSGKVLSGGVDANALHKPKRFFGAARNIEEGGSLTIIATALIETGSRMDEVIFEEFKGTGNSEVVLSRHVAERRIYPAIDVTKSGTRKEELMVDPETLQKVWALRNAMQNMEEVEGLKFLYSKMMKTKSNTEFLSMMNEGA; from the coding sequence ATGAGCGACAGCAAAAAATCCAATGGCCATGCCAGTAAAAAAAACAGAACACATGTACCGGTCCAAGGGTACAAAATAGAAGATCTCCAACAAAAACCCCTTGATGAACTTGTTACTATCGCTAAAGATGTCGGTGTAGAGAACCCTAACGAATTCCAGCGAAAAGACCTCATTTTTGAAATTCTGAAGTCTCAAGTCAGCCAAGGCGGGTTCATCCTCTATACAGGTATTCTGGAAATCATGAATGACGGTTACGGATTTCTTCGTTCTATCGACGGGAATTTTGCCAACTCCAGCAATGATACCTACGTCAGCGGAACGCAGGTAAAACGTTTTGCCTTGAGAAACGGAGATATCGTTACCGGACAGGTACGTCCTCCAAAAGATCAGGAAAAATATTATGCTCTTTTAAAGATCGAAGCGATCAACTATCTTCCTCCTGAAAAATCCAAGCAGCGTCCGCTCTTTGACAACCTTACACCGCTGTATGCTTCCGAACAGCTTAGAATGGAGTACCATCCGATGAAAATGACCGGACGTGTACTCGACCTTTTCACTCCTATTGGAAAAGGACAACGTGCACTTATCGTTGCGCCGCCAAGAACGGGTAAGACAGAGCTTCTCAAAGAACTTGCACACGGAGTAACCCACAACAACCCTGATGCTTCTTTGATGGTACTGCTTGTCGATGAAAGACCGGAAGAGGTCACCGATATGCAGCGTTCGGTCAAAGGTGAGGTTTACGCTTCGACATTCGACCTTCCCGCACAAAACCATGTGCGTACAGCGGAAATGGTTATTGAAAAGGCAAAAAGGCGTGTGGAGATGGGCAAAGATGTTATTATTTTACTTGATTCCATTACCAGACTTGCACGTGCATACAACACAGTAACACCAAGTTCAGGTAAAGTACTTTCCGGTGGGGTCGATGCCAATGCATTGCATAAACCAAAACGCTTCTTTGGTGCAGCCAGAAATATTGAAGAGGGAGGTTCCCTTACCATCATTGCAACAGCACTCATAGAGACGGGAAGCCGTATGGACGAGGTGATCTTTGAAGAGTTCAAGGGTACCGGTAACTCCGAAGTGGTACTCAGCCGTCATGTAGCTGAACGCCGTATATACCCGGCCATAGATGTGACGAAATCCGGTACGCGTAAAGAAGAGCTCATGGTCGATCCGGAAACACTTCAAAAAGTCTGGGCACTCAGAAATGCCATGCAGAACATGGAAGAGGTAGAGGGTCTGAAATTCCTCTACTCCAAAATGATGAAGACCAAAAGTAATACGGAATTCTTGTCAATGATGAATGAAGGTGCCTGA
- a CDS encoding mechanosensitive ion channel family protein, with protein sequence MDANTSVEQNMTQVLNVIDDLDMGLAQEIQDLLTPLYISKYGQFFQQTVFGIPFANLVLAVFVFLFVLLLRKFFTYIVLSFLQRVAKRSDTFYDDRIISALKDPLRFGFIVIGLHFFFLLVFMETDFVKNVLNTLLIYTLFWAILSVTEALRELLYGLTSKFNPDLSKEMGNFILTILKIFIGGIGLAAILQVWGINVTALIASLGLGGLAFALAAKDTASNLFGSFALLADKSIRIGEWVKVGGVEGVVEDVGMRTTKIRSFQKTLITVPNQLVANQPIENFSRRGIRRIKMHIGLTYGTSSEQIVNIKNDIETMLREHEGISQKDSLMVYFDSFGDSSLNIFIYTFTATANWEKYLETREDIHIRIMKIVEKNGSGFAFPSQSIYVESLPNP encoded by the coding sequence ATGGATGCCAATACAAGTGTGGAGCAGAATATGACACAGGTACTCAATGTCATTGATGACCTTGATATGGGGTTGGCTCAGGAGATACAGGATTTGCTGACACCTCTGTATATTTCAAAATACGGTCAGTTTTTTCAGCAGACGGTTTTTGGGATTCCCTTTGCCAATTTGGTTTTGGCAGTATTTGTCTTTCTTTTTGTTTTGCTTTTGCGCAAGTTCTTTACGTATATTGTGTTGTCATTTTTACAAAGAGTTGCCAAACGTTCAGATACATTTTATGATGACCGTATTATCTCTGCACTGAAAGATCCTTTGCGCTTTGGCTTTATTGTGATAGGGCTGCATTTTTTCTTCCTTCTTGTTTTTATGGAAACGGACTTTGTAAAGAATGTACTTAATACACTGCTTATCTATACACTGTTTTGGGCAATTCTTTCTGTAACCGAGGCGTTGAGAGAGCTCCTTTATGGCTTAACTTCAAAATTCAACCCTGACCTCTCAAAAGAGATGGGCAACTTTATTCTGACAATTTTGAAGATCTTCATCGGGGGTATAGGGTTGGCGGCCATTCTTCAGGTATGGGGTATTAATGTGACTGCACTTATTGCCTCTTTAGGACTGGGTGGTCTTGCTTTTGCATTGGCAGCCAAAGATACTGCATCCAATCTTTTTGGTTCATTCGCTTTGCTTGCAGACAAGTCTATTCGTATCGGAGAGTGGGTGAAAGTAGGCGGTGTGGAAGGGGTGGTTGAAGATGTCGGGATGCGTACGACCAAGATCCGCTCTTTCCAAAAGACACTTATTACTGTACCCAATCAACTGGTTGCCAATCAACCCATCGAAAATTTTTCGCGCCGCGGCATACGCCGTATCAAAATGCATATTGGACTCACTTACGGCACAAGTTCCGAGCAGATCGTAAACATCAAGAATGATATTGAAACGATGCTGCGTGAACATGAGGGTATCTCACAGAAAGATTCTCTTATGGTCTATTTTGACTCTTTTGGAGACTCCTCACTCAATATTTTCATCTATACTTTTACTGCTACTGCGAACTGGGAAAAATACCTTGAAACCAGAGAGGATATCCATATCAGGATCATGAAGATAGTTGAAAAGAACGGTTCAGGTTTTGCATTCCCTTCCCAAAGTATTTATGTTGAATCACTTCCGAATCCATAG
- the trpS gene encoding tryptophan--tRNA ligase translates to MRVLTGIQASGKLHIGNYFGAMKPMIELQEEHELFTFIANYHSLTSSKDAEMLRQYTLDAAVDYLAIGIDPKKTTFWVQSQVPQVLELYWILSKFTPMGLLERAHSYKDKVAKGIPASHALFSYPVLMAADILLFDTQKVPVGKDQIQHVEMTRDIAIKFNNEYGELFVLPEHMVQDEVATIPGIDGQKMSKSYGNAIEIFMDEKPLQKRCNKIVSSSTPLGEPLEWEGCHIYNLAALFLDEEAKKELQARYKSGKEGYGHFKKYLKELIWEELAEARERREYYLNHMDEVHDILAMGAKKAGDIATEKMEKVREAIGLL, encoded by the coding sequence ATGCGTGTACTCACAGGAATTCAGGCTTCAGGAAAACTTCATATCGGAAATTACTTTGGTGCCATGAAACCGATGATCGAATTGCAGGAAGAGCATGAACTTTTTACCTTCATTGCCAATTATCATTCATTGACCAGTTCCAAAGATGCTGAAATGCTCAGGCAGTATACACTGGATGCAGCAGTGGACTATCTTGCAATAGGTATTGATCCGAAAAAAACAACATTTTGGGTACAGAGTCAAGTACCACAGGTACTTGAACTCTACTGGATTCTTTCCAAGTTTACACCGATGGGACTGCTTGAACGAGCACACAGTTATAAAGACAAGGTGGCAAAGGGGATCCCTGCGTCACATGCACTCTTCAGTTATCCTGTACTGATGGCAGCGGATATTCTGCTTTTTGATACCCAAAAAGTGCCGGTAGGGAAAGATCAGATCCAGCATGTGGAGATGACTCGTGACATTGCCATCAAGTTCAATAATGAGTATGGAGAGCTTTTTGTGCTTCCTGAACATATGGTACAGGATGAGGTTGCGACCATTCCCGGTATTGATGGTCAAAAGATGAGTAAAAGCTATGGTAATGCCATTGAGATCTTTATGGATGAAAAGCCTCTGCAGAAACGATGCAATAAGATCGTCTCTTCTTCTACACCGTTGGGGGAGCCACTTGAGTGGGAAGGGTGTCACATTTACAATCTTGCAGCACTATTTTTGGATGAAGAAGCAAAAAAAGAACTTCAGGCACGTTACAAAAGTGGTAAAGAGGGATATGGCCACTTTAAAAAATACTTAAAAGAGCTGATCTGGGAAGAGCTGGCAGAAGCCAGAGAGAGACGTGAGTATTATCTAAATCATATGGATGAGGTACACGATATTTTGGCTATGGGGGCAAAGAAGGCCGGTGATATCGCCACAGAAAAAATGGAAAAGGTCAGAGAGGCAATAGGCCTTCTCTGA